The proteins below come from a single Drosophila teissieri strain GT53w chromosome 3L, Prin_Dtei_1.1, whole genome shotgun sequence genomic window:
- the LOC122618458 gene encoding uncharacterized protein LOC122618458 isoform X2, with product MARRPTMRRRKVLICWAALQAGSSILTCLLLLLTTGQHPQQVAAGIVPPPWSDPAQNPCASMSGGWQLLYWAPLKKCFKIFTLGYPCPETMELSPTAVSAKRKDLPAAECRCPPGTALSPLHDNVCYKLYERGPCQPEEYFQPVPDQVKRSGNRWGTCKRPLHCPEDMLFWPKDNKCYARHAKGPCSRGKLLVRNENGLAECRCEDVGELSSFYYPAEESCYEHYTKGPCSTPGHIFLPGGRCDCQRHLPHYHAPHQMCYELDTPGPCPPGHIFRIPDEVQDTTGSTLQLLPRAQCQCKEGYVPWSDGICYRLYTRGPCGPNEFLVNGTSCVRNFCGKNRLYFPAEDSCYRIGSQGPCALHQVVIFDFTARPSIDGISYNGMCGCSGVLTNLDQQCTGERADKEQNICESTPGMVEINGQCHKLYTRGPCGAGQWLEPLKSQATNGTSIVAHASRAKCVCRPGYTPTESDQRGMSNCSAPSVSLARWFLEIFG from the exons ACCCACCATGAGGCGTCGCAAAGTGCTCATCTGCTGGGCTGCTCTGCAGGCGGGCAGCTCCATCCTCACCTGCCTGCTCCTTCTACTGACCACCGGCCAACATCCGCAGCAGGTGGCGGCCGGAATTGTGCCACCTCCGTGGAGCGATCCCGCACAGAATCCGTGCGCCAGCATGTCCGGTGGCTGGCAGCTGCTGTACTGGGCACCACTGAAGAAGTGCTTCAAGATTTTCACCCTCGGCTACCCGTGTCCGGAGACCATGGAGCTCAGTCCCACCGCGGTGAGTGCCAAGCGGAAGGATCTGCCGGCGGCCGAGTGCCGCTGCCCTCCGGGAACTGCACTCAGTCCGCTCCACGACAATGTCTGCTATAAGCTATACGAGCGGGGACCCTGCCAGCCCGAGGAGTACTTCCAACCTGTGCCGGATCAGGTCAAGAG AAGCGGCAACCGTTGGGGAACTTGCAAGCGACCGCTGCATTGTCCGGAGGACATGCTCTTCTGGCCAAAGGACAACAAGTGCTATGCGAGGCATGCAAAGGGTCCCTGCAGCCGGGGAAAGCTGCTAGTTCGAAACGAGAACGGACTGGCCGAGTGCCGCTGCGAGGATGTGGGCGAGTTGTCCTCGTTCTACTATCCGGCGGAGGAGTCCTGCTATGAGCACTACACCAAAGGACCCTGCTCGACGCCGGGTCACATCTTCTTGCCCGGCGGTCGATGCGACTGCCAGCGGCACCTGCCGCACTATCATGCTCCGCATCAAATGTGCTACGAGCTGG ACACTCCTGGTCCGTGCCCACCTGGCCACATCTTTCGCATACCCGACGAGGTCCAGGACACAACTGGTAGTACCCTGCAGCTCTTGCCTCGTGCCCAGTGCCAGTGCAAGGAGGGCTACGTGCCCTGGAGCGATGGCATCTGCTATCGCCTGTACACAAGGGGTCCCTGTGGACCCAACGAGTTCCTGGTCAATGGAACCAGCTGTGTGCGCAACTTTTGTGGCAAGAATCGCCTGTACTTCCCAGCGGAAGATTCTTGCTACAGGATCGGATCTCAAGGCCCGTGTGCCCTACATCAGGTGGTGATCTTTGACTTCACCGCCAGGCCATCCATCGATGGCATCTCCTACAATGGCATGTGCGGTTGTTCCGGTGTCCTCACCAATCTGGACCAGCAGTGCACGGGGGAGAGAGCGGATAAGGAACAGAACATATGCGAGTCCACGCCCGGCATGGTGGAGATCAATGGGCAGTGCCACAAGCTGTATACACGAGGACCCTGCGGCGCGGGTCAGTGGCTGGAGCCACTGAAATCACAAGCCACGAATGGCACCTCGATCGTGGCGCACGCCAGTCGGGCCAAGTGCGTCTGCCGACCGGGTTACACGCCCACGGAGTCGGATCAACGCGGCATGAGCAACTGCAGCGCTCCGAGTGTCAGCCTGGCGAG GTGGTTTTTAGAAATATTCGGTTAA
- the LOC122618458 gene encoding uncharacterized protein LOC122618458 isoform X1, translating to MRRRKVLICWAALQAGSSILTCLLLLLTTGQHPQQVAAGIVPPPWSDPAQNPCASMSGGWQLLYWAPLKKCFKIFTLGYPCPETMELSPTAVSAKRKDLPAAECRCPPGTALSPLHDNVCYKLYERGPCQPEEYFQPVPDQVKRSGNRWGTCKRPLHCPEDMLFWPKDNKCYARHAKGPCSRGKLLVRNENGLAECRCEDVGELSSFYYPAEESCYEHYTKGPCSTPGHIFLPGGRCDCQRHLPHYHAPHQMCYELDTPGPCPPGHIFRIPDEVQDTTGSTLQLLPRAQCQCKEGYVPWSDGICYRLYTRGPCGPNEFLVNGTSCVRNFCGKNRLYFPAEDSCYRIGSQGPCALHQVVIFDFTARPSIDGISYNGMCGCSGVLTNLDQQCTGERADKEQNICESTPGMVEINGQCHKLYTRGPCGAGQWLEPLKSQATNGTSIVAHASRAKCVCRPGYTPTESDQRGMSNCSAPSVSLARYLTNERLNSKFLNDLHLGGTT from the exons ATGAGGCGTCGCAAAGTGCTCATCTGCTGGGCTGCTCTGCAGGCGGGCAGCTCCATCCTCACCTGCCTGCTCCTTCTACTGACCACCGGCCAACATCCGCAGCAGGTGGCGGCCGGAATTGTGCCACCTCCGTGGAGCGATCCCGCACAGAATCCGTGCGCCAGCATGTCCGGTGGCTGGCAGCTGCTGTACTGGGCACCACTGAAGAAGTGCTTCAAGATTTTCACCCTCGGCTACCCGTGTCCGGAGACCATGGAGCTCAGTCCCACCGCGGTGAGTGCCAAGCGGAAGGATCTGCCGGCGGCCGAGTGCCGCTGCCCTCCGGGAACTGCACTCAGTCCGCTCCACGACAATGTCTGCTATAAGCTATACGAGCGGGGACCCTGCCAGCCCGAGGAGTACTTCCAACCTGTGCCGGATCAGGTCAAGAG AAGCGGCAACCGTTGGGGAACTTGCAAGCGACCGCTGCATTGTCCGGAGGACATGCTCTTCTGGCCAAAGGACAACAAGTGCTATGCGAGGCATGCAAAGGGTCCCTGCAGCCGGGGAAAGCTGCTAGTTCGAAACGAGAACGGACTGGCCGAGTGCCGCTGCGAGGATGTGGGCGAGTTGTCCTCGTTCTACTATCCGGCGGAGGAGTCCTGCTATGAGCACTACACCAAAGGACCCTGCTCGACGCCGGGTCACATCTTCTTGCCCGGCGGTCGATGCGACTGCCAGCGGCACCTGCCGCACTATCATGCTCCGCATCAAATGTGCTACGAGCTGG ACACTCCTGGTCCGTGCCCACCTGGCCACATCTTTCGCATACCCGACGAGGTCCAGGACACAACTGGTAGTACCCTGCAGCTCTTGCCTCGTGCCCAGTGCCAGTGCAAGGAGGGCTACGTGCCCTGGAGCGATGGCATCTGCTATCGCCTGTACACAAGGGGTCCCTGTGGACCCAACGAGTTCCTGGTCAATGGAACCAGCTGTGTGCGCAACTTTTGTGGCAAGAATCGCCTGTACTTCCCAGCGGAAGATTCTTGCTACAGGATCGGATCTCAAGGCCCGTGTGCCCTACATCAGGTGGTGATCTTTGACTTCACCGCCAGGCCATCCATCGATGGCATCTCCTACAATGGCATGTGCGGTTGTTCCGGTGTCCTCACCAATCTGGACCAGCAGTGCACGGGGGAGAGAGCGGATAAGGAACAGAACATATGCGAGTCCACGCCCGGCATGGTGGAGATCAATGGGCAGTGCCACAAGCTGTATACACGAGGACCCTGCGGCGCGGGTCAGTGGCTGGAGCCACTGAAATCACAAGCCACGAATGGCACCTCGATCGTGGCGCACGCCAGTCGGGCCAAGTGCGTCTGCCGACCGGGTTACACGCCCACGGAGTCGGATCAACGCGGCATGAGCAACTGCAGCGCTCCGAGTGTCAGCCTGGCGAGGTATTTAACCAACGAGCGACTCAATTCGAAGTTTCTCAATGATCTGCACCTTGGTGGGACCACCTAA
- the LOC122618459 gene encoding E3 ubiquitin-protein ligase RNF185 gives MSAESIAKDTTDESFYECNICLETARNAVVSMCGHLYCWPCLHQWLVTQPKRKLCPVCKSAVDRNKVIPLYGRNDTRQEDPRDKTPPRPTANRSEPEAEAGLGRGFHMSFGLGFPFGSLTSSLNLGEPRNAAPNRGTRVLPIEQLLSKFFLYLAFILIAWLLFA, from the coding sequence ATGTCGGCCGAGTCAATCGCAAAGGACACCACGGATGAATCGTTCTACGAGTGTAACATATGCCTGGAGACCGCCCGGAATGCCGTGGTCAGCATGTGTGGCCACTTGTATTGCTGGCCATGTCTGCATCAGTGGCTAGTGACGCAACCCAAGCGCAAGCTGTGTCCCGTGTGCAAGTCGGCCGTGGATAGAAACAAAGTAATACCGCTCTATGGACGGAACGACACAAGGCAGGAGGATCCGCGGGACAAGACTCCGCCGCGTCCAACTGCAAATCGCTCGGAACCCGAAGCGGAGGCTGGACTTGGTCGTGGTTTTCACATGTCCTTTGGTCTGGGTTTCCCCTTTGGCTCCCTAACATCCTCTCTGAATTTGGGCGAGCCACGCAATGCTGCTCCTAATCGCGGCACAAGGGTTTTGCCGATCGAGCAACTCCTTTCCAAGTTCTTTCTCTACTTGGCCTTTATACTCATCGCTTGGCTGCTTTTCGCTTAG